In Leptospira harrisiae, a genomic segment contains:
- a CDS encoding type 1 glutamine amidotransferase domain-containing protein — MKKVLFVLTSHGEKGNAGSTGYHLGEVSHPWKVLHDAGVEMDLVSPKGGEPPVDGFDLEDAANKEFWNHPVYKEKRIHTKTPKEISPSDYSAIYFAGGHGTMWDFPENKELQDLTRTIYESGGIVGAVCHGPSALVNVTLSDGSKLIAGKRVNGFSNEEEEIVKLEGVVPFLLENQLIAAGGKYSKSAPWMSHVEVDTRLVTGQNPQSAKAVGEAILSLLKK; from the coding sequence ATGAAAAAAGTATTATTTGTATTAACAAGCCACGGTGAAAAAGGAAACGCAGGTTCCACCGGTTACCATTTGGGAGAAGTGTCTCACCCTTGGAAGGTCTTACACGACGCTGGTGTGGAAATGGATTTGGTAAGTCCGAAAGGGGGAGAACCTCCAGTGGATGGATTTGATTTGGAAGATGCAGCCAACAAAGAATTTTGGAACCATCCCGTATATAAAGAAAAACGAATCCATACGAAAACACCAAAAGAGATAAGTCCTAGCGATTATTCTGCGATCTACTTTGCCGGCGGACATGGAACCATGTGGGACTTTCCAGAGAACAAAGAACTCCAAGACCTGACTCGGACTATCTATGAATCAGGAGGGATTGTAGGCGCCGTTTGTCACGGACCATCGGCACTTGTCAATGTCACCCTGTCTGATGGATCGAAACTAATAGCAGGCAAACGAGTGAATGGATTTTCCAATGAAGAAGAAGAGATTGTAAAATTGGAAGGAGTGGTTCCCTTTCTTTTGGAAAACCAACTGATTGCTGCGGGCGGAAAGTATTCCAAATCAGCACCTTGGATGAGCCATGTGGAAGTAGATACAAGGCTTGTGACAGGACAAAATCCACAGTCAGCAAAAGCAGTGGGAGAGGCCATTCTTAGTTTATTAAAAAAATAA
- a CDS encoding LysR family transcriptional regulator, with translation MNPIELYQSFYLIYRERNLTKAGKILGLSQPALSLHLQSLERHRKEVLFRRTSRDLIPTEAAKRLYVQIAGPIEELERMEGSIRPKEKIGKLRIGSAKEIFSEKVLPNLSKQGIHFQVIYGHPPELMESLKKQEIDFVICNQKLNYPGFRFKELYTESFVFVGSRQINLDPEFPFQGHTKPKLEVLKTWMENQHWFVYSEDFAIVRRFWKVNFDSRPKIKDYSVIPNLHDIRNALEIGKGVSVLPTYLLGKKTSLYTNQKECLGFDNQLYLVSHGENLESLEEEFQRLKQWLTD, from the coding sequence ATGAATCCCATCGAATTGTACCAGAGTTTTTACCTTATCTACCGGGAGAGAAATTTAACGAAAGCGGGGAAAATTCTTGGGTTATCCCAACCGGCACTCAGTTTGCATTTACAATCTTTGGAAAGACATAGAAAAGAAGTTTTGTTTCGTCGCACGTCTAGGGATTTAATTCCGACTGAGGCCGCCAAACGTTTGTATGTGCAGATTGCAGGCCCCATTGAAGAATTGGAACGTATGGAAGGGTCAATTCGACCCAAAGAAAAAATAGGTAAACTCCGGATTGGTTCTGCCAAAGAAATATTTTCAGAAAAAGTTTTGCCGAACCTTTCAAAACAGGGGATCCATTTTCAAGTGATATATGGCCATCCTCCCGAACTCATGGAGTCACTGAAAAAACAGGAAATTGACTTTGTCATTTGCAACCAAAAGTTAAACTATCCTGGTTTTCGTTTTAAAGAATTGTATACAGAATCATTTGTTTTTGTGGGATCAAGGCAAATCAATTTGGATCCAGAATTTCCATTTCAAGGACATACCAAACCCAAACTAGAAGTTTTAAAAACATGGATGGAAAACCAACATTGGTTTGTGTATAGCGAAGACTTTGCGATTGTTCGTAGGTTCTGGAAAGTCAACTTCGATTCTCGTCCCAAAATTAAGGATTATTCTGTGATTCCAAACTTACATGACATTCGAAATGCCCTTGAAATTGGAAAAGGAGTTTCTGTTTTGCCTACCTATCTTTTGGGTAAAAAAACTTCCTTGTATACAAATCAAAAAGAATGTTTGGGTTTTGATAACCAACTTTATTTGGTGAGTCACGGTGAGAATCTCGAATCTTTGGAAGAAGAGTTCCAAAGATTGAAGCAGTGGCTTACGGATTGA
- a CDS encoding ferredoxin: MRKAYVDKDNCTSCNQCADNLPKYFMMDEDDVSQTHIAGETINDAIIPDEDEKKVQKEMDECPGECIHWKKH, encoded by the coding sequence ATGAGAAAAGCTTATGTAGACAAAGACAATTGTACTTCTTGTAACCAATGCGCTGATAATTTACCAAAATACTTTATGATGGATGAAGATGATGTTTCTCAAACGCATATTGCAGGTGAGACCATCAACGATGCAATAATCCCAGATGAAGACGAAAAAAAAGTGCAAAAAGAAATGGATGAATGCCCAGGGGAATGCATCCACTGGAAAAAGCACTGA
- a CDS encoding SemiSWEET transporter, with protein sequence MENLIGYVAAFLTTVSFLPQVLRVVMTKQTRDISRNMYIMFFIGVLLWFVYGVLKSDLPIILANAVTIFFVSIILYYKLRENIS encoded by the coding sequence ATGGAAAATCTAATCGGTTACGTTGCCGCTTTTTTAACGACCGTGTCTTTTCTCCCCCAAGTATTACGTGTGGTGATGACCAAACAAACTCGAGATATCAGTCGTAATATGTACATTATGTTTTTTATTGGTGTACTTTTGTGGTTTGTGTATGGAGTTTTAAAATCTGATTTGCCTATCATTCTAGCAAACGCAGTCACTATATTTTTTGTATCCATTATTTTATATTATAAACTGAGAGAGAACATATCATGA
- the queF gene encoding preQ(1) synthase, with product MSEKKSESSYEDKQDHIQSWKTPEIEWFANVYAGKEYNIEFTIPEFTAVCPKTGLPDFGTIYIDYIPRDRCVELKSLKEYMMSFRNIGIFHENVVNKILEDFVLAVDPLYVKVVGDYNVRGGVKTVVKREYKA from the coding sequence ATGTCGGAAAAAAAATCAGAATCTTCTTACGAGGACAAACAAGACCATATCCAGTCCTGGAAAACCCCAGAAATCGAATGGTTTGCCAATGTTTATGCCGGAAAAGAATACAATATTGAATTTACCATCCCTGAATTCACTGCGGTTTGCCCAAAAACCGGACTTCCCGACTTTGGAACCATTTATATCGACTACATCCCCAGAGATCGCTGTGTTGAGTTAAAATCCCTCAAAGAATATATGATGTCCTTCCGAAATATAGGAATTTTTCATGAAAACGTTGTGAACAAAATCCTCGAAGACTTTGTTTTGGCCGTGGATCCCCTATATGTAAAAGTGGTGGGAGATTACAATGTTCGGGGTGGAGTCAAAACTGTCGTAAAACGAGAGTACAAAGCTTAA
- the guaA gene encoding glutamine-hydrolyzing GMP synthase — protein MKSDKKIAVVDFGGQYAHLIASRIRRLGAYTEILSNEEPLSVYASYAGIILSGGPSSVYEKGAPLLPDGFFQISVPILGICYGHQLLMKAFGGEVVSSNSKEYGPAILEIQNPNSLLSKSLSPKTKVWMSHGDEVVRMPDGFQIVASSDNCRYAFVSNESKKQFGIQFHPEVTHSEEGEVLLRNFVNLCNAGSSWSISQFLEEQISELQKKVPPGKNVFLLVSGGVDSSVAYLLLAKALGKDRVKGLLVDTGFMRKNEVKDLMDNLHQVGFDLTIWDESEIFYKHLESEFEPEKKRRIVGDLFLEAQGKATDSLGLDSEHWLLGQGTIYPDTIESGGTKHSHKIKTHHNRVPQIEKLIQEGKIIEPIADLYKDEVRELGRLLGLPERWIERHPFPGPGLVVRMIASPESKPPVINFSDLALSGKKAEVKILPILSVGVQGDQRSYAHCAVLNDFTTNWNELDECAVEITNFKKEINRVVFAPGIGHFSGAFHYTKLTLDKEHSDILRDADAIVNRILFEESIHTSIWQMPVVLVPVGLRENSYGVVLRPVESTEAMTANFYAMDRRILERITKELLALPQISLVLYDLTHKPPGTIEWE, from the coding sequence ATGAAAAGTGATAAAAAAATTGCAGTCGTCGATTTCGGCGGTCAATACGCTCACCTCATCGCTTCCCGAATTCGTAGGCTCGGAGCCTATACGGAAATCCTTTCCAACGAAGAACCTCTCTCTGTTTACGCATCTTATGCGGGAATCATTCTTTCGGGTGGACCAAGCAGTGTTTATGAAAAGGGTGCACCACTTCTACCAGATGGTTTCTTTCAAATTTCTGTTCCTATATTAGGGATCTGTTACGGACACCAACTTTTAATGAAAGCATTTGGTGGTGAAGTTGTTTCTTCTAATTCTAAAGAATATGGTCCAGCCATTTTAGAAATACAAAATCCAAATTCTTTACTTTCCAAATCACTCTCTCCAAAAACAAAAGTTTGGATGAGCCACGGAGATGAAGTGGTTCGAATGCCTGATGGATTTCAAATCGTTGCATCATCCGATAATTGTCGTTATGCGTTCGTTTCTAATGAGTCTAAAAAACAATTTGGAATCCAATTCCATCCAGAAGTCACTCACTCGGAAGAAGGAGAAGTTTTACTTCGTAATTTTGTGAACCTTTGTAATGCCGGATCCAGTTGGAGTATCTCGCAGTTTTTAGAAGAACAAATCTCTGAATTACAAAAGAAAGTCCCACCGGGCAAAAATGTGTTTTTACTCGTTTCCGGGGGAGTGGATTCTTCTGTTGCGTATCTACTTCTTGCAAAAGCACTTGGGAAAGACAGAGTGAAGGGGCTACTTGTGGATACTGGGTTTATGCGTAAAAACGAAGTGAAGGATCTTATGGACAACCTCCACCAAGTTGGGTTCGACCTAACCATTTGGGATGAAAGTGAAATTTTTTACAAACATTTAGAATCGGAATTTGAACCAGAAAAAAAACGCCGTATTGTGGGAGACTTATTTTTAGAAGCACAAGGGAAAGCTACAGATTCCCTCGGTTTGGATTCGGAACATTGGCTTCTAGGCCAAGGAACCATTTACCCTGACACAATTGAATCTGGGGGAACAAAACATTCTCATAAAATCAAAACCCACCACAATCGTGTCCCTCAAATTGAAAAACTCATCCAAGAAGGGAAAATCATCGAACCCATCGCCGACTTGTACAAAGATGAAGTGAGAGAACTAGGAAGGCTTCTCGGCCTTCCGGAACGTTGGATCGAAAGGCATCCTTTTCCTGGCCCCGGCCTTGTGGTAAGAATGATTGCGAGCCCAGAATCAAAACCTCCGGTCATCAATTTTTCTGATTTGGCTCTTTCGGGTAAAAAAGCTGAAGTGAAAATTTTACCCATCCTTTCCGTGGGTGTGCAAGGCGACCAAAGAAGTTACGCCCACTGTGCCGTGTTAAATGACTTTACCACCAACTGGAATGAGTTAGACGAATGTGCAGTGGAGATCACCAATTTCAAAAAAGAAATCAATCGAGTGGTTTTTGCACCAGGGATAGGTCATTTCTCGGGAGCCTTTCATTATACCAAATTGACCCTAGACAAAGAACATTCAGATATTTTAAGAGATGCTGACGCGATTGTGAACCGAATCCTCTTTGAAGAATCCATCCATACATCCATCTGGCAAATGCCTGTGGTCCTGGTTCCGGTTGGTCTGCGTGAAAATTCCTACGGAGTTGTGTTACGTCCAGTGGAATCTACCGAAGCTATGACCGCTAATTTTTATGCAATGGACAGAAGGATTTTAGAACGAATTACCAAAGAATTGTTAGCATTACCACAAATTTCTTTGGTGTTGTATGATCTCACTCACAAACCACCGGGAACGATTGAATGGGAGTGA
- a CDS encoding LIMLP_04285 family protein: MNRMTFFTVSILAILTQNSYADTVTVKATKEIMENVKTSSPTANYVLVESKDGTKQAFKKTAVNVVSLPVVWEEIKEEKPGMFGSLFASKETKETQNTESTNPEEPKENPENQSFFKRKLPELAMGGMAILWLLLP; the protein is encoded by the coding sequence ATGAACCGAATGACCTTTTTCACTGTATCTATTTTAGCGATTCTAACGCAAAATTCTTATGCGGACACGGTGACAGTAAAAGCAACAAAAGAGATAATGGAGAACGTGAAGACATCCTCCCCTACTGCCAATTACGTTTTGGTAGAATCAAAAGATGGCACCAAACAAGCGTTTAAAAAAACAGCAGTGAATGTAGTTTCGCTACCTGTGGTTTGGGAAGAAATTAAGGAAGAAAAACCTGGAATGTTTGGATCTCTCTTTGCTTCCAAAGAAACCAAAGAAACACAAAATACAGAATCCACAAATCCGGAAGAACCAAAAGAAAACCCAGAAAACCAAAGTTTTTTCAAAAGAAAATTACCTGAACTAGCAATGGGTGGTATGGCTATTCTTTGGCTCCTTCTCCCTTAA
- a CDS encoding O-antigen ligase family protein — protein sequence MIGKETFRKISVVFLYLFFVLSPFSISLCQIFAGASVFFLFLDFLLKKEIPKFETQILFWILLYLSFLFTPILTWEETNWKKVVLKSEFGDVWMAFLLLHHSHLSHIEKTKLKQAVLIGAVFLVLSGLVSLLSPYRLAPFVMDGFQYTEGRRLPHLLVVFLQKLPLYLPIGFQSTHLTYGGLLAIYLPSLFERTFRMIPMVKKERFSRFYTFSLFTFSLIGFLLLFLNQSRSIWFGLLFGLVLLSLPKKFSIKKYLPWIGLGLIGFVFLSFLLYQNNWLFQRAIDDLFAKRSLENQRVWIHKMNFAILKDSLVLGIGSGNYPRQFVLHATPLIRELPELYYDLSITPKSHAHFDFLHFWILGGVFGGISFFSFLYLITKNILKVPKHNLFYLGFYAIVFAGSFQCFLLDDEVLLPFLGILCLLPKTNFQKKGLEERPLKKMQSKVFGILVLWIFISAMGALYLSKTPANDLFIHRARTEHNFPAPLPQNSINAKGPVALPLETKEMYFKLAGCLDKNINFDKDAELRQIPVQFQIHWEDLSSGNLPESMELEIRKRESFDQDKEYKVQAERIVKKESFKNPKGVQRVIVQPKDYQAENLEFIDFGFKFVWSGERPYLPRIEISGNCEE from the coding sequence ATGATTGGGAAAGAAACATTTCGTAAGATTTCTGTTGTTTTTCTATACCTTTTTTTCGTTCTCTCCCCATTTTCCATTAGTCTTTGCCAAATTTTTGCAGGTGCTTCCGTATTCTTTTTGTTCTTGGACTTCCTTCTAAAAAAAGAGATCCCTAAGTTTGAAACCCAAATCCTTTTTTGGATTTTACTCTACCTTAGTTTTCTTTTCACCCCCATTCTTACTTGGGAGGAAACAAACTGGAAAAAAGTGGTTCTAAAATCGGAATTTGGGGACGTATGGATGGCATTTTTATTATTACACCATTCACATTTATCTCACATAGAAAAAACAAAATTAAAACAAGCAGTGTTGATTGGAGCCGTTTTTCTAGTTTTATCTGGACTTGTTTCTTTACTTTCACCCTATAGGCTTGCTCCTTTTGTAATGGATGGATTTCAGTACACCGAAGGTAGGCGCCTTCCCCATCTACTTGTTGTTTTTTTGCAAAAACTTCCTCTTTATTTACCCATTGGTTTTCAAAGTACCCACCTCACTTACGGAGGTTTACTTGCCATCTACCTTCCTTCTCTTTTCGAAAGGACCTTTCGGATGATCCCAATGGTAAAAAAAGAAAGGTTTTCTAGATTCTATACATTCTCACTTTTTACATTCAGTTTGATTGGTTTCCTTTTACTTTTCCTAAACCAAAGTCGTTCCATCTGGTTTGGATTATTATTCGGTTTGGTCCTACTCTCTCTCCCAAAAAAGTTTTCGATTAAGAAATACCTTCCTTGGATTGGGCTTGGTCTTATTGGTTTTGTTTTTCTGTCCTTTTTACTCTACCAAAACAATTGGTTATTCCAAAGAGCCATAGATGATTTATTCGCTAAACGATCGTTAGAGAACCAAAGGGTGTGGATTCATAAAATGAATTTTGCCATACTAAAAGATTCGTTGGTTTTGGGTATCGGCAGCGGGAATTATCCACGGCAATTTGTTTTGCATGCAACCCCCCTCATCCGAGAACTTCCCGAATTGTATTATGATTTATCCATTACACCTAAATCCCATGCCCATTTTGACTTTTTGCATTTTTGGATTTTGGGCGGGGTTTTTGGAGGAATTTCTTTTTTTAGTTTTTTGTATCTGATTACAAAAAATATTTTAAAAGTTCCTAAACATAACCTCTTTTATTTAGGTTTTTATGCGATTGTTTTTGCTGGTAGTTTCCAATGTTTTCTGTTAGATGATGAAGTCCTTCTTCCTTTCCTTGGGATTTTATGTTTATTACCAAAAACTAATTTTCAGAAAAAAGGGTTAGAAGAAAGGCCGTTAAAAAAAATGCAATCTAAGGTATTTGGAATCCTTGTACTTTGGATTTTCATTTCCGCTATGGGTGCTCTTTATTTATCGAAAACTCCCGCAAATGATCTATTCATCCACAGAGCTCGCACAGAACACAACTTCCCCGCACCCTTACCGCAAAACTCCATCAATGCTAAAGGCCCGGTGGCCCTTCCTTTGGAAACAAAGGAGATGTATTTCAAACTTGCAGGTTGTTTGGACAAGAATATAAACTTTGACAAAGATGCCGAATTACGTCAAATTCCCGTTCAGTTCCAAATCCATTGGGAAGATTTATCTAGCGGAAACCTCCCCGAATCCATGGAATTAGAAATTCGCAAACGAGAAAGTTTTGACCAAGACAAAGAATACAAAGTCCAAGCAGAACGAATTGTAAAAAAAGAGAGTTTTAAGAATCCAAAAGGAGTTCAAAGAGTGATCGTCCAACCCAAAGACTATCAGGCAGAGAACCTAGAGTTTATTGATTTTGGATTTAAGTTTGTTTGGTCGGGAGAAAGGCCCTACTTGCCGCGAATTGAAATTTCAGGGAATTGTGAAGAGTAA
- a CDS encoding glycosyltransferase family 2 protein, with protein MEGKRKRKLSVAIITFNEEKNIGDCIRSIESVADEIIVLDSLSTDRTKEIATGFSKVKFYESPFPGHVEQKNKAIGLCSHDWILSLDADERANETLVHSIQSFLDSDQDHADGFKIARLTYHLGRWIRYSGWYPLRRFRLFQKNAATWVGENPHDYIELKPGSIGKVMKGDILHYSFIDFSHQITTINQFSSIVAYTRYAKGERFSLFKTIFKPFGKFLEIYIFKFGFLDGIPGLWIAIASSFSTFLKYAKLYELDRKQIERPSNIRKEYGKN; from the coding sequence ATGGAAGGCAAGAGAAAAAGAAAATTGTCGGTGGCCATCATCACCTTCAACGAAGAAAAAAATATCGGGGATTGTATTCGATCCATCGAGTCAGTTGCCGACGAAATTATTGTATTGGATTCTTTAAGTACAGACAGAACGAAAGAAATTGCTACCGGCTTTTCCAAAGTCAAATTTTATGAGTCCCCGTTTCCGGGACATGTGGAACAAAAAAACAAAGCCATTGGTTTATGTTCCCATGATTGGATTTTGTCACTAGATGCTGATGAACGTGCAAATGAAACTTTGGTTCATTCTATTCAATCATTTTTAGATTCAGATCAGGATCATGCGGACGGATTTAAAATAGCAAGGCTTACTTACCATTTGGGAAGATGGATTCGTTATAGTGGTTGGTATCCTTTGCGTAGGTTTCGTTTGTTCCAAAAAAACGCCGCCACATGGGTTGGAGAAAATCCTCACGATTATATTGAATTAAAACCTGGATCCATTGGAAAAGTGATGAAGGGAGATATCCTTCATTATAGTTTTATAGATTTTAGTCACCAAATCACCACTATCAACCAATTCTCAAGCATTGTTGCTTATACTCGTTATGCGAAAGGAGAAAGATTTTCTCTTTTCAAAACGATTTTCAAACCATTTGGAAAATTTTTAGAGATTTATATTTTTAAATTTGGGTTTTTGGATGGAATTCCTGGACTTTGGATTGCGATTGCCTCATCCTTTTCCACCTTTTTGAAATATGCTAAATTGTATGAGTTAGATAGAAAGCAGATCGAACGACCGTCCAATATTAGAAAAGAATATGGCAAAAACTAA
- a CDS encoding LBBP_01157 family protein, whose translation MAKTKQTSKPGFFSWFFSLFLSKGTPEDFDSTKRKKEPKAFAMEWAVAIDNWKKKLRTKQVSSGVVIESPKFRLTKTNEKLFRAEGLDYSLILVTGNHLYKNKEDKWSGVLFVDEGDLNKNLTKDLSSLDVFLSALSIPKTDLFLDTNAPKEDWRIVLTWERFWKEQLVLQMKPNSMALAMLAIGEECRLFFESVATDRQKKLVRDELFYLNLGTTDQNNPYSKAKNLYGFGSALVEFGNAVNATKERRDKEQNHGS comes from the coding sequence ATGGCAAAAACTAAACAAACATCCAAACCCGGATTTTTCTCTTGGTTCTTCAGTCTTTTCCTTTCGAAAGGGACACCGGAAGACTTTGATTCTACAAAACGAAAAAAAGAACCAAAAGCCTTTGCTATGGAATGGGCAGTGGCAATTGACAACTGGAAAAAAAAACTACGAACAAAACAAGTGAGTTCAGGTGTTGTCATCGAATCGCCAAAATTTCGCTTAACAAAAACAAACGAGAAATTGTTTCGTGCAGAAGGTTTAGATTATTCTTTGATTTTAGTTACAGGAAACCATCTTTATAAAAATAAAGAGGATAAGTGGTCAGGGGTTCTTTTTGTCGATGAAGGGGATTTAAATAAAAATCTCACCAAAGATCTATCTAGTCTGGATGTTTTCCTCTCGGCCCTTTCGATTCCTAAAACAGATTTATTTTTAGATACCAATGCGCCTAAAGAAGATTGGAGGATTGTTTTAACTTGGGAACGTTTTTGGAAAGAACAATTGGTTCTACAAATGAAACCAAATTCAATGGCACTGGCGATGCTTGCCATAGGGGAAGAGTGTCGGCTTTTTTTTGAGTCTGTGGCAACCGATAGACAAAAGAAGTTAGTGAGAGATGAATTATTTTATCTAAATCTTGGTACAACGGATCAAAATAACCCGTATTCAAAAGCAAAAAATTTATATGGTTTCGGGTCTGCTCTGGTTGAATTCGGAAATGCGGTGAATGCCACCAAAGAAAGAAGAGATAAGGAACAAAATCATGGATCATAA
- a CDS encoding D-sedoheptulose 7-phosphate isomerase: MDHKSLIQTQIEDSIAVKQQLLPTLLPSIEAAGKLLVTSLNQKGLLYFCGNGGSSCDASHIAAELVVRYKSGNERKAIPALALNSDQAVLTACSNDYGYEYVFQRQVQAFGKPSDVFVGLTTSGNSQNIILAVEEAKKIGMKVVLFLGGDGGKLKGKGDVEIIVPSKVTARIQECHILIGHILCSIIEKELFGLD; the protein is encoded by the coding sequence ATGGATCATAAATCACTCATCCAAACGCAAATCGAAGATTCGATCGCGGTAAAACAACAATTACTCCCAACACTTTTGCCTTCCATTGAAGCCGCAGGAAAACTCCTCGTTACCTCACTCAATCAGAAGGGGCTTTTGTATTTTTGTGGAAACGGGGGGTCTAGTTGTGACGCCTCACATATTGCTGCAGAACTTGTGGTTCGATATAAATCTGGAAATGAAAGAAAGGCCATCCCTGCATTGGCCCTAAACAGTGACCAGGCAGTTCTTACTGCTTGTTCCAATGATTATGGGTACGAATATGTATTCCAAAGACAGGTGCAGGCTTTTGGAAAACCATCAGATGTTTTTGTGGGACTCACCACTTCGGGAAATTCGCAAAACATTATTTTGGCGGTGGAGGAAGCAAAAAAAATTGGGATGAAGGTCGTTTTGTTTTTGGGTGGAGACGGTGGAAAACTAAAGGGTAAGGGAGACGTAGAAATCATTGTCCCTTCCAAAGTCACCGCAAGGATACAAGAATGTCATATTCTTATAGGCCATATCCTTTGTAGCATCATTGAAAAGGAACTCTTTGGCCTCGACTAA
- a CDS encoding ATP-binding cassette domain-containing protein gives MASTKIPAVQIKNATIETKDGQKIWKGISLEIPKGIVYGVIGESGSGKSTLGFSLFGMVPNGCTLTYQTFDVLGEGVSNAKTGLKLFMVPQNPNWAFHPFRTIEAQIRDFFKLSKLNLIQFESLFQIWDRLSISRNHWKKYAKTLSGGEKQRILLSLAFLRTPEILVLDEPTTGLDAFSEKIVLETVQNLAKMGTTVVFITHELRIVESLTSQVTIMKQGEVIETIPVLNHNLEPKTEYGKQLKEASLLFQ, from the coding sequence TTGGCCTCGACTAAAATCCCTGCTGTCCAAATCAAAAATGCCACCATCGAAACAAAAGATGGTCAGAAGATTTGGAAGGGAATTTCTTTGGAAATTCCAAAAGGTATTGTTTATGGAGTGATTGGTGAGTCGGGTTCCGGTAAATCGACATTAGGTTTTTCGCTTTTCGGAATGGTTCCTAACGGTTGTACATTGACTTATCAGACCTTTGATGTGTTAGGTGAGGGTGTCAGCAATGCCAAAACTGGTCTTAAGTTATTTATGGTACCTCAAAATCCGAATTGGGCCTTTCATCCTTTTAGAACCATCGAAGCTCAAATCCGAGATTTTTTTAAATTATCAAAATTGAATTTGATCCAATTTGAATCGTTATTTCAAATTTGGGATCGTTTGTCCATCTCCAGAAATCATTGGAAAAAATATGCAAAGACTTTATCTGGAGGAGAAAAGCAGCGGATTCTTCTTTCCCTAGCTTTTTTACGTACGCCGGAGATTTTGGTTTTGGATGAACCCACCACAGGGCTCGATGCCTTTTCTGAAAAAATTGTCCTAGAAACTGTCCAAAACCTTGCAAAAATGGGGACGACCGTTGTTTTTATTACACACGAGCTCCGGATCGTCGAAAGTCTGACCTCTCAAGTTACGATAATGAAACAAGGGGAAGTCATAGAAACCATTCCGGTTTTAAACCACAACCTGGAGCCAAAAACTGAATATGGAAAACAACTTAAGGAAGCATCTCTACTCTTTCAGTAA